Proteins encoded within one genomic window of [Enterobacter] lignolyticus SCF1:
- the clpS gene encoding ATP-dependent Clp protease adapter ClpS, producing the protein MSKTRDWLDFDQLTKDQVRDALKPPAMYKVILVNDDYTPMEFVIDVLQKFFSYDVERATQLMLTVHYQGKAICGVFTAEVAETKVAMVNQYARENEHPLLCTLEQA; encoded by the coding sequence ATGAGTAAGACGCGTGATTGGCTGGATTTTGACCAGCTGACAAAAGACCAGGTTCGCGATGCGCTAAAACCGCCAGCGATGTATAAAGTGATATTAGTCAATGATGATTACACTCCAATGGAGTTTGTTATTGACGTGTTACAGAAATTCTTTTCTTATGATGTTGAACGTGCAACGCAACTGATGCTTACGGTTCACTATCAGGGGAAAGCTATCTGCGGCGTGTTTACTGCCGAAGTGGCCGAAACCAAAGTCGCCATGGTGAACCAGTACGCGAGGGAGAACGAGCATCCGTTGCTGTGTACGCTGGAACAGGCCTGA
- the cspD gene encoding cold shock-like protein CspD, whose protein sequence is MEMGTVKWFNNAKGFGFICPEGGGEDIFAHYSTIQMDGYRTLKAGQPVRFDVHQGPKGNHASVIIPVEAETAA, encoded by the coding sequence ATGGAAATGGGTACTGTTAAGTGGTTCAACAATGCCAAAGGGTTCGGCTTCATCTGCCCTGAGGGCGGCGGCGAAGATATTTTCGCTCACTATTCTACCATCCAGATGGATGGTTACAGAACGTTAAAAGCCGGACAGCCCGTTCGGTTTGATGTTCACCAGGGACCAAAAGGCAACCACGCCAGCGTGATTATCCCTGTGGAAGCAGAAACAGCAGCATAG